The Oryzias latipes chromosome 16, ASM223467v1 genomic sequence AGGGATGGaaagcaaaagtttttttcctacttagaactttattttttttatgctctTTATTGACAGTAGTAAGCAAGAACAAACACAAGGACATTTGAACTGACCAATGCaagtaaacagagaaaaaataaaaaaagtattttaatgtgACACATCATGAAggcaaacatgttaaaaaaggctGCCAGAGAGCCCTCCATCATTCCAGTATTTTTGTctacataaaaaatgtagaGCATTgatgaattttttaaatgtgttttaaaaagaatagatgtaattttttttaaaaaaacatctaactttagaaaagattttttaaatcttttttcatGGATAAAAATGTGCTCAATTAACTTTGTGTTGATGATtttataattatgccatttaattaatgttttcttttttaagtatttatcaTGGTATGTAAGTTTGAAGAAACAGAGGCGGAGTCAGAGGACCTGGTCATTGCTCTGCAGTCACATGTGCCTTCTCCTCTCTTTCATGGGTGGCCACAGTGAATCGGAGGAGTACGACGACTCGGACAGCGAGAGTGAGGACCCCTTCACCTCCCATCAGGCACGTAGACAGGCGTCCTCCGGGTCTCAACGAGGGGCCACGGCTCCCTTCTATAATTACCCAGGGGCCGGGTGGACACCGCCCTTTTCTAGTGCGCCGCCCCTCCCGTGAGTAACAAAGACactcagacacacagacagacagacagacagacagagcatCCAAGATCAACGACAGAGCAGGAAGTTTCACTGAggtgtttctgtttctgcaaCTGGATTTACAGACCACTTCACACAGTCATccctccccaccaccaccaccaccaccctccTTCTGAACCGGGCCCAGGAGGTAGCAGGACACCAGAGTACACAACACAGACTGACTGAGCTCTGTCCAGACACACAACCCATTTGGTGAAGCCATCCAGATAGAAATCACATTCCCTCTCAGCTTTGCTGATGATGAAGCACACCCACTCTAGTCAGCAGCAAGGGAACATTAGGTAGCTCCAGCTTTGCAAACTCTTGTCCATTTAAGCACACGGGGGAGGATGGCAAGTCCACAGAGCTGCCAGGTTAAGCACATGCattgcagacagacacacagacaggtcAATGTGGGGCGACAGTGTAGGCAGAGAAACAGACACAACTCCAgaggtctgtctgtctgtctgtctgtgtgtctgtccatccgtctgtcGGGCGTTTCAGGACAGACGATGTAGGCCGCTCGCTCATTTCACAGATCTGCTCTCGAATGGCGTCCTGTTCTCCTAAACGGCAGTTCGCAACTGCtgtgccggggggggggggcattcatAAGGGCCGCGCTCGTAAAAACTCCAGCGATGTGAGGCTCAGGTTGACAATAGGTAATCCCCACCCCCCTCTCCAACACCCTACTGCTTCACATCTGATCTCTCACCTGATGCCCCTCTCTTCATAGTTCCTTCAACTtactgccccccccaccccttcttttcagtccccccccccccacagaatGAGAAAGCATAGTTAGTCTAATCTAATCCAGCATATCTACCAGCAGACTGACCGGGTTTAGACAGTGAGCTCTATAAACAACAGTCCACTCTGGATTGAGTCGCTCTAAAAGCCTTCTGGGTTTAACCGTGCAGATTAACCTCTTCATTAGGGAAACAGCATTGAAGCTGAAATGCGACTGGCCAGTCAGATGCATGCAACGGCAGATTATTGCCACAGATTTCTGTTGTGCATCAGTCAGGAGTGGACTGTGTGTCTGCTGCCGGTGCTCACAGTGCCTCGCTTGAGTGCCGGTAAAACCTTCTAGCTCTGATCAGTGCTGTGTTTATCCGCACTTTATTTCTAATCTCTTTCTCCCCCTTTCCTTTTACCCATCCTGGGTCTCGTCCCCCTGCGGCCCCCAACCCTTTTGTTTCTCCTCTGAATGTGTCTCACCcctttttctctcctctcttCTCTCTATCATCTGCTCCTTGTGTTCCTCTCTTTTCTGTCCTTGTCTCTTTCTGTCTCTGTGCAGGACTCCAAACGTTTCCTCCAATGGCAACCCTGGCTATGAGAGCCTACCCTTGACTGACAGGCAGTCCCCACCCCCCTCTGTGAGTTCCTCTGTACTTGTGCATCATCACAACCTGTCATTTCTCTCAAGATTCAGGCCCGCTTCGACAGCGcttaaaatttgctttaatcTGGAGGTGGAGCGTTTACCGCACAGTGTACAAATTTATTACAGTGCCTTTGCAATAATGCAGAAAATCTTTGTTTCTCTGAAAGTTTATTGCAGTAATCCCTGTTTAAAGATTTAAACaatcattctttttttgtttcatgatttgtCAAGATATACCAAGAGTCCTATACTATGATGCATTCACTTCAagcattttaaagtcccactccagtcatcttttgacctattttaaaagcattcccagtggtcttttaattatgattatacagtttttagcaaaaaaacaacaaatcaagtcattttctaggacttagtctctgcagagtgacaggagtacatcagaaattcgcctctgagttttgAGCGGGACTGTTGCTgaagagtaagcctgccctcacttcccctcatccctttgtttacactctcctgctagcttacagcccctcacaaccccaacctaacattactggtttgacaaaaatggcaagcaacatgagctatccagccgcacagttttgagtcagatgccagctcagatgaggaaaacaaagacgtaccgtacatggatccatttgtctgcaagtggatcagaatggagtggaggagagagcttgtggccGCTGATTGTAGCACTTATGTCACTGTGACAAGCTTTTTCCCcacagcatttttttcgtctactccggattcacaaggatttggataaatattcagaaatgcaattttaattttacttttgtttatgtattgtatgtcctccatcatgagaaaagtgccacaaggacatgttagacaaccaaaaacataattttcattggagtgggtctttaaatcacaAATTCCTATTAGAATCTGATAAGATTCAAAGCCAATGGAGGCTGGATTGGTAATTATTAAACTCATAACTCATAactttcacttttcaaaatttGGTATGTAGAAAAGACACAGTGTTCCCTCGGTGCTGCTGTTAAACAGCTACTGGAACAAAACAGGTGTTAAACTGGCTCACTTGCATACTGCACCTGCCAGCCTTCAATGTGAAAATCTCCCACACAAGGTGCACATGAAAATCCCTCAAGTGTCATGAAGCTGAAATTCTGAACTGAATAGTTTCTGCAAACCCTGTGCAGTACTCTTATGTTTGGAGTCATCTTATTTTTTCAGATCCTTCAAATGTTAAGAtagatgagtaaaaaaaaaatcacattttataaaactgaaatctatctttgtgttattgtttatttaattatgaaattAACAttctaaaacagtttttgtcacttgtagtagaaaaaaattaatttacttGAGATGTATAACTTGTTAATTACAAAGTAGGGGGTAGCTCTTATTTACTGAAATGTGTTACCTTTTTGTTCTAAATCATGCACTTCAGAACACCTGGATGTGAAACATGGACTATTTCCGAGGTGGGCAAACTATGACCCAGCGGCCAAATGCAGCCCgttaaactatttaatctggccCCCCAAACTGGAATTGATTATATTGATcatccttttaaaaatgttttattttctccctGTAATTCATAACTGCACCACAAATGCATCGACCTTTGTTACGGGCAGAAGGTTAATCTGCATTCATGTgctgttggaagatttgttgtttttctcacatTCACATGTGTTTTCTGAGTCTGAGTCATTTTGCAGATCATTCCTTCCCCACataaacgcagcatttctctacgTTTGCATTTTTCCCTGATAGACATCAACCAATTGGTGCAATTGGCACAAAAACGAAAACAAGAGCCACAGGAATAAAAacattccatttttgtttttttaaaatacttacaTTAATTTTCAACCAAAATTAAGGCATGTTTTTGTGCAGACTCTTAGTTATACCTTTCTCTTATGAGGTGGATCACCAAAACACTCCACAtatctgctcctggtctggctCTTTTGTGAAATTAAAAATCCTTTGTGGCCCACGAGTCAAAACGTTTGTCCACTCCTGGACTAGATATTGCATCAAAATGTGCTtctctatatttttttatgtacttCATCTTAACATCTGTGAATAACCAAAGCCTATTTATCTCTTTCTTTCTAACTTCTGGACCTTCGACCTCTCTTCTGACGAATGCCTTTGGGGAAGTGCAGTACTCTCCCAGCATGCTGACTGGTTACGGGGGAAATCAATCGCATCCCTCCCATTCGAGGAACCTGTATTCacgttgattttattttgatagaaaatgtatagaaaacaaatgtttagttTTCATATAAATGgacactttaataaaaaataaactaatctAAATGAAAGCAAATGATAGATGTGATTTCTAAGTGCATCCGATCAATACCAGTGAGCATCTCTATTAAAAGGATTTCAAAGCGAGCTGTTCTGAAGGAACCGCTGAAGGAACCAGCTGCATTAGCTCTGGTCCTTCAAAACAAATCGAAAATTCACTTGGTCTAAATCATTTCCCCACGTTTGTCCAAACTTCAGTGTAAACTGTGAACAGTGGTGAGGCAAGTCAGAATGGCATTGATGCTAATATATTGTAGTTTTATATTCTTTAATGTATCTGTACCACaaatttcttttcatgtttttatatgaatattgtgtaaaaaaaaaaggaataaatggCACGTAGCAGCACAATTTTGGATGGTAATGCAGTTATTTCActtggtaaatattttttttaattgttattactttttataGGTGGCAATGCTGTATTTTCCTTGTATTACCTGATGATACTCTGTATATCTCACTGTGTATATCTCAGTATCCATAAACCTTcgatcttcaaaaaaaaaaaagagaaaagtgaaaagaaaaaaaaattgcggAGAGCTGCGAAGACtttattagtaaaaaaaaaaagaagagcaacaACTGCCACTTGAGTCTTAAGAACTACAAATCCCTTACAACAGCAGGTACATAGCAATATGAATCTTGCTACTTGTGCTGCAGTAGCTCTGCCGTAACAAGCAATAAGAACTATGTACAGCATTGGGTTTCTGACATCTTTCCATAATGTTTTGTGTATATATGGTGCAGTATGAGATTTCATTAAGCCCCTCCCCCTATTCCTCCTTGCCAACTGATCTTAACCCCTGAATTGAGTTTGTACGGTTATCAATGCTCCTTTTCAATGGCATCCTTTTACACTCGAGAGtctaatataaataaaaataacttcaaTAATCCAAAACGTGTCtctatattgatttttttcacaaatcagtAAAACACACCATGTAATTTAAACAAGAGGTCGAGGTTTATTATATAAATAAGCATCAACATGTTGAACCTCTCAGCTTGAGGATCATGGGTGAGTTAGTCACTAGTGTGTATCAGAGGCGGTGCTCTAAAGAGTTTTATATGCATAGTTCAACAGGCAAGACAAATGCAGACAAAGAGGCGGCAAACAGTCACAGAACCACGGCGTGAACACAGGCGTGTACATTCCTGCACAGTTTCATTTTAGCTTGAAACTAATTTTGGTTTCCATGCAGCTACTCATGTCCATTAATTACATTAAATGTCTTAACTTCTCCTCCTATCACCAAGTACAAAATTAGAAACTGATGAATTtcaacatttgatgttttcaaaccatttttttgaGCTTAAACTaagacagtaaaacaaaaaaatactgtaatCTTTCATGGTTTTACTTAACGTTTGAACAACAATGCAGGTAGAAAATCCAGGGTTATGTTAGGTATATGTGGCCTAACTACCGTAACACTAACCATTCTAAAATCATAGAACGCCATAACCCAGACTGTTAATTAAAAGAGCAGTCAGATACTGACAGTGTGCAGCCACTTTATGGTACAAATGAGTAGGAAACATTTGGATTCTGCAattctaaaaatgaaacaaaagtatCTCTAACATTTCTCAAGTAATTTatacttaaaatgtatttgtccaGTGACAAAAAAGTACATTGGGACAGATTGGCATTAAACCACCAAAAGCCTCAATGAAGATTTTATTTTGGCCAATTGAAttaccaaccccccccccaaaaaaaaagaaaaatcctgttttaaataaagacttCACTGTTAACAacattgtctttaaaaaaaaaaaagactctggTTGTTAGAGGGACCTATCGTGAGTTCTGATCTCACTGTGAATATAAACTGCAACCAAGCAGGTCGGGCTTCTGGGAAAGGTGACCATGGCGACGACTTGTTTTTTGGGATGCTTCAAGCTCCGGCTAAAATGAAATGCATAGGAATCCCGCTTTAGCACACAGCAAAGGTTATCTGTGAGCAACATCACACGTGTTTGTGAATCTCATCCGTAGTGCATAGATGGTTTAAAGGAAACCAGGCAAGAAATGGCGGACAGTAGTTGATCATCCTCCCCTCAATGCATTATGATCTGAGAGAACGACACCTTTAGGAACAAAATCTCTTCAGCTTCTTACATAAATGTCTTCACAAATGAAAGATACTATCAAATAAGAGGGAGTTGTTCTTTTGTCCATACACAAAGTCTGTAAAGAACTGTAAACAATTTTGTTATTTATCACAACCTGAGTGGAATTAAATTCACTTGCTTGCCTCAAACCTGCAATTCTGTCAGCTACCGGGAGAAAGATGGACAACGCAATGCGTGTGTCAAACCAGAACAGCTGTTCCAATCCAAAAGTTCCTCATTTCAGAAGTCAACTTCTGCTTCTCTTTggaaattcaaacaaaaaaagtgtcagtGTAGATGTTTCATGGGTTTTAGTGCTTTCCCTGAAGATGCCTTTTTAACCAAAAGAAAAGGGTCCTTTGATGTCATCTTGGCACGGCAAACGTGTCACTCCTTGGGGGAGTCAGAGTTTAGCCAAGACCCATCGTCCTCCACCTCCCGTCGTACAACCAGGAGCATCTCTGCCACCTCCTGAGAAAGCTGCTCACTGAGAAAACCACTGCGAAGACAAAGgataaagaagagaaaaggttaCAAGGCTACAGACCTTAGTGATGCAAACCCCCTGTGACAAACAAGGCCCAGGATTTGACGTAGTGTTCTCTCACTAAATTGCAATTCACCTTTTGTGATCTTGCTGCTTGACCGATTTTTCAGCGCAACTTTGcatcctttttctgtttatatttttaaacatttttaacagccTAATTAGCtattgaccttgtcaatcaatctcctccatgctgCGTCTCCTGTATGGGTGCGTGCAGTTTGCCAgagttacataaatctttgatcgcgGGCAGATTTGGGTTTTCATTCTTTAACACTGGACTAATTTTTGGGATTCGGAAcggtttgaactttaagagtttccaagaaagaaaagtgagaaaatgttcatttctatctgaaaaaaaaagacgtgtATAAAATTTGTGGTAAAGAgttttaaaacatctataatcctacTTTTCACCTGAATCACCCTGAAGCTTAAAGCTTCTCACCGTAGTTCTGCTTCTCCTCCTATGCAGAAAGGATTTTTCAGCTTGGAGTCCAGGTTATAGTACTGTCCATTAACCTGTCGAACTGCAAGCCAGTGCCGCCTTCGGAGGGGGAGGGAAACGATTCCCAAAGATACTCGAGATGGAACATTAAGAATAAAGCCCTGGACCTTGGATGGGCAAAGGCTCTGAACTGTCctgtagatgaaaaaaataaatacgtttttaaagaaacagacaCATTTCTTTAATTCACAACCAACATGATGCTGAAATTTGTGACTAACATtctaaatatttcaaatgaTTAATGCTTATTTGTGACATGGGCCACAAGGGAGGCGGGGTTTGTatcacaccaacagtcccgcccatagctctgaggcaaatttctaatactcatactgctctgcagaaactatgtcctagaaaacaacacaggtgtaaaatagaacaaaagataatctgagagggtctttaatttaaaaaaaaaaaaagacaggtttGTGAATGAACAGGGATCGGAGTGTGAACTGACCTGCGTTTGTCCCACCACACTGCagccagctccctgctctgtagCGCTGCCATAATAACATTAACATCATAGTTTCCTGTTCCTAACACTGATCGATGGGGGTTAACCACACACTGTGGAGCCAGCCTGCAAAGAAGACAACATTTTTATAAAGGGATGTCCCCTTTTCATCCCTGTCTGGCAACTCATGCCCCTCAGTCCGGCTTAATTTGATTGCCAAAAGCCACCAAGACTGTGACTCAATTTAACTCAAGCTCAATTATGTTAATGGTCCTGATGTAAACCACAAGCCTCTCCAGACCTGCACTTTGTCTGTGGCTTCATCTCTGCAGAAGAGTTATCTATTTGTTTGAAATACAATCATTATTTTGTtccagaaaaatataaacagtaTAAACATCTGGGTgtgtttagcttttattttattggtcAGACTTGAAAGAAACATTATCCATTTAAATTCAGATGGaagtttttgcagaaaaaaaaaaaaagatatgtacGCTCACTGGGCACTTTGTTAGGTACACCCATCCAACTGCCCGGTAACAAATTTGCACtgagccaatcacatggcagaaAGTCAATGCGTTTAGGCATTCATGGTCAAcacaatctgctgcagttcaagcCGAGGATCAGAATgtggaagaaaggtgattgtagTGACTTTCAAAGTGACCTGCTAGGATTTTTAcctacagtgatgaaagtcaggcaaggaaaaaatccctgaacttttctttgagcgatatggcgggcacagagcgaaattttggaaaaatacgtggtcttagatgcattctggcaactagttattcacttctttatcaagaaactaagactaattggagcatcatgatttgtcattcaaacccctagtttgactctccattaaggacttgctggtcctaaaaaagaatttggaaaattgctcaaagtaacacaatcctacaatctacgcttttccttaaagctgcaaaacatacaattgctaaaatatagtaacatcaaagccccaaatggcaaaaagaacaccagtaactatgatattctatgaaaatacctcagttatttatacattatttctgctttagaaatgactgatgtacaacatccacttgcactgttttctcaaactataattacatcaa encodes the following:
- the josd2 gene encoding josephin-2 is translated as MSEAEVFHEKQRLELCAIHALNNVLQERVFTKETADDICKRLAPQCVVNPHRSVLGTGNYDVNVIMAALQSRELAAVWWDKRRTVQSLCPSKVQGFILNVPSRVSLGIVSLPLRRRHWLAVRQVNGQYYNLDSKLKNPFCIGGEAELRGFLSEQLSQEVAEMLLVVRREVEDDGSWLNSDSPKE